From Enterococcus wangshanyuanii, the proteins below share one genomic window:
- the add gene encoding adenosine deaminase: MKRALVKNLPKIELHCHLDGSIRPATLQKIAAQQGISLPTSENELKELLVAPEDCQDLNEYLQRFDLVLSCLQTEEALQQAAFDLISQASEENIQYIEVRFAPSLHTEKGLSLAQIVTAVLAGLNQAQEQFGVKSNALLCGMRHEELDEIEQIVLLAEEYKRSGVAGFDLAGNEIDFPPYVFEETLRLVERSNIPLTLHAGECGCGKNVADAVYLGAKRIGHGIAVKDTPEYFALLQEQGTLIEMCPTSNFQTKTVTSLDDYPFQQFLDAGINVCINTDNRTVSATTLTDEFMKLHEWYGITYNDMEQLNHNAVTGAFLPEEEKQVLHERLSTDYFELIN, encoded by the coding sequence GTGAAGCGCGCACTTGTCAAAAATTTACCTAAAATAGAATTGCATTGCCATTTAGATGGTTCGATCAGACCAGCTACATTACAAAAAATCGCAGCACAGCAAGGAATCTCATTACCTACATCTGAAAATGAGCTCAAAGAACTTCTAGTTGCACCAGAAGATTGCCAAGATTTGAATGAGTATTTGCAACGTTTTGACCTGGTATTAAGTTGTCTTCAGACAGAAGAAGCCTTACAACAAGCAGCTTTTGATTTAATCAGTCAAGCGTCTGAAGAGAATATTCAGTATATCGAAGTGCGTTTTGCCCCCTCTTTGCATACAGAAAAAGGCCTTTCTTTAGCCCAAATCGTAACTGCTGTGTTAGCAGGCTTGAATCAAGCACAAGAACAATTCGGCGTGAAAAGCAATGCGTTGTTGTGCGGCATGCGGCATGAAGAGCTGGACGAAATCGAACAGATCGTTCTTCTAGCAGAAGAGTATAAACGTTCTGGCGTTGCAGGTTTCGACCTTGCCGGCAATGAAATCGATTTTCCACCCTATGTTTTTGAAGAAACGCTAAGACTTGTTGAACGATCAAACATTCCTTTGACTCTCCACGCAGGTGAATGCGGATGTGGGAAAAATGTCGCAGATGCCGTCTATCTGGGTGCCAAACGAATTGGTCATGGCATCGCAGTAAAAGATACACCCGAATACTTTGCATTGCTTCAAGAACAAGGAACATTGATCGAAATGTGCCCAACTAGTAATTTCCAAACGAAAACAGTGACTTCTTTAGACGATTATCCATTTCAGCAGTTTTTAGATGCTGGTATCAATGTTTGCATCAATACCGATAATCGCACCGTTTCTGCTACCACATTAACTGACGAATTTATGAAACTGCATGAATGGTACGGTATTACTTACAATGATATGGAACAGCTGAACCATAATGCTGTCACTGGTGCCTTTCTTCCAGAAGAAGAAAAGCAAGTGCTTCATGAACGATTATCAACTGATTACTTTGAACTGATCAACTAA
- a CDS encoding endo-beta-N-acetylglucosaminidase has protein sequence MKRKKWKQLFYCSILTLGAAVGSIGFNLSAYAESVGNSGIPINEQSPQATALFPETLLNWSPKTDPDAPFNVSKVPLAPRVKGKKMNEDQSTDAKVLSIAIVNRHTKGTPSQGDTDKAVYNFTNWQYVDTLVAWAGSSGEGIIVPPSGDVTDSAHRNGVPVIGTVFFPPEAYGGKSEWVEQFVQKDSKGRFPMADKLLEMSAAYGFDGWFINQETNVDAQTASQMKECLSYLQAKKPKNQQIIWYDSMIPSGNVAWQGALNETNQGYFQEGKKRVSDNMFIDFRWHELTSSKEKALQLKRDPYDLFAGIDVQANGVNTGRKPSSILDADGKPIVSLGLYCPDWTLRDGGQYDIERYWKNEQLLWINPQGDPRAVTSGKNEWQGVSRYYVEKSPVTQFPFLTNFNVGNGDAFYLNGTNVKEGTFNNRSIQDVMPTYRWVIDNEAGNQLSADVSYEDAYNGGSSIKLSGQMTGNQATRINLYAAQVKPSASETVSVVTKGADETGLVLEMKGKATPTVLNGKQESLENGWVKTTYSLKSIAGKTITSIGLDLKNTNTASAEIYLGQLRLGKEKTTPVSKIDKVVFPGKSIVDDLTENVNISWQTKGKNTASYRIYREVEGQLQFEGETANTSYTLLNQERISDTSVYQVVPIDFYGREDRKKSASAVYTFEALKKPEITINASKTLVAVGEPVTLSAAVSKSTETVKWELSGSDPEMISGQEATVTFAKAGSYTVKATAFNSAGETEVVIENYIYVYDQESDITSENLSTLPTTSATEGSGYTNERESYRYALDGDLSTKWCDNSSDKPWMIADLGAVKTIAGFELSHAGAGGESSEWNTKDYDILISNDKQTWTPVVQMRGNRADVSKDAVRLVEARYVKLSLEKAEQNGKTARIYDWQIIGVNQTGIVKTN, from the coding sequence GTGAAAAGAAAAAAATGGAAACAGTTGTTTTATTGTTCGATACTTACGTTGGGGGCAGCAGTCGGGTCTATCGGATTCAATTTGTCGGCTTATGCAGAGTCAGTTGGAAATAGTGGGATACCGATCAACGAGCAATCTCCTCAAGCGACAGCCCTATTTCCAGAAACCTTACTAAATTGGAGTCCTAAAACAGATCCTGATGCACCTTTCAATGTATCGAAAGTCCCTTTAGCACCTCGCGTAAAAGGAAAGAAAATGAATGAGGATCAAAGTACAGACGCGAAAGTTTTATCGATTGCGATCGTCAATCGACACACGAAAGGAACACCGTCCCAAGGGGATACAGATAAAGCAGTTTACAACTTTACGAACTGGCAATATGTAGATACTTTAGTTGCCTGGGCTGGTTCTTCTGGTGAAGGAATCATTGTGCCGCCGAGTGGTGATGTGACGGATTCAGCTCATCGAAATGGTGTGCCGGTGATCGGGACAGTCTTTTTCCCGCCGGAAGCTTACGGTGGAAAAAGTGAATGGGTAGAGCAATTCGTGCAAAAAGATTCGAAAGGCCGCTTTCCAATGGCAGATAAGCTTCTAGAAATGTCAGCAGCGTACGGCTTTGATGGTTGGTTTATCAATCAGGAAACAAATGTCGATGCACAAACGGCTAGTCAGATGAAAGAATGTTTAAGCTATTTACAGGCTAAAAAACCTAAAAACCAACAGATCATCTGGTATGATTCGATGATTCCAAGCGGCAATGTCGCGTGGCAAGGTGCGTTGAATGAAACGAATCAAGGCTATTTCCAAGAAGGGAAAAAACGTGTTTCTGATAATATGTTTATTGATTTTCGCTGGCATGAGCTAACTTCTTCTAAGGAAAAAGCACTTCAGCTGAAACGTGATCCCTACGATTTGTTTGCTGGAATCGATGTGCAGGCAAATGGCGTAAACACAGGCAGAAAACCAAGCAGTATTTTAGATGCCGATGGAAAACCAATTGTTTCTTTAGGACTTTACTGTCCTGACTGGACACTGAGAGATGGTGGTCAATATGATATCGAACGTTACTGGAAAAACGAACAACTGCTTTGGATCAATCCCCAAGGCGATCCTAGAGCCGTTACTAGTGGTAAAAATGAATGGCAAGGAGTTTCCCGGTATTATGTCGAAAAATCGCCAGTTACACAATTTCCATTCTTGACGAATTTTAATGTAGGAAATGGGGATGCATTTTATTTAAACGGTACAAATGTCAAAGAAGGAACTTTTAATAACCGCAGTATTCAAGATGTCATGCCGACGTACCGCTGGGTCATCGATAATGAAGCAGGTAATCAATTGAGTGCGGATGTTAGTTATGAAGATGCCTATAATGGCGGTTCTTCGATCAAATTATCCGGTCAAATGACTGGGAATCAAGCAACTCGCATCAATTTATACGCAGCACAAGTCAAACCTTCAGCTTCTGAAACAGTTAGTGTTGTGACGAAAGGTGCAGACGAAACAGGACTCGTATTGGAAATGAAAGGAAAAGCAACTCCAACTGTACTGAATGGTAAGCAGGAAAGTCTAGAAAATGGCTGGGTCAAAACGACCTATTCGCTAAAATCAATAGCAGGTAAGACGATCACATCGATCGGTTTGGACTTGAAAAATACCAATACGGCATCAGCAGAAATTTATTTAGGTCAACTCAGATTAGGAAAAGAAAAAACAACACCTGTCAGCAAAATAGACAAGGTAGTTTTTCCAGGAAAAAGTATCGTTGATGACCTAACTGAAAACGTCAATATCAGCTGGCAAACGAAAGGAAAGAATACTGCGTCTTACCGAATATATCGTGAAGTCGAAGGTCAATTACAATTTGAAGGAGAGACAGCGAATACTTCTTATACTTTGTTAAATCAGGAACGTATATCAGATACTTCTGTTTATCAGGTCGTTCCAATTGATTTTTATGGTCGGGAAGATCGTAAGAAATCCGCTTCAGCGGTCTACACGTTTGAAGCGCTGAAAAAACCTGAAATCACGATCAATGCAAGTAAAACGTTAGTAGCTGTCGGTGAACCAGTGACATTATCTGCTGCAGTCTCTAAATCAACAGAAACAGTAAAGTGGGAACTATCTGGCAGTGATCCTGAGATGATCTCTGGGCAAGAAGCAACGGTAACATTTGCGAAAGCAGGAAGCTATACAGTCAAAGCGACAGCATTCAATTCAGCAGGTGAGACGGAAGTCGTTATTGAAAATTATATTTATGTCTATGACCAAGAAAGCGACATCACCAGTGAAAATCTGTCGACCTTGCCGACGACAAGCGCAACAGAAGGCTCTGGTTACACCAACGAGCGTGAAAGTTACCGCTATGCTTTAGATGGTGATCTAAGCACGAAATGGTGTGATAATAGCAGTGACAAACCATGGATGATCGCTGATTTAGGTGCAGTCAAAACAATTGCCGGATTTGAATTGTCTCATGCGGGAGCTGGTGGAGAAAGTTCGGAATGGAATACAAAAGACTATGATATCCTGATCAGCAATGATAAACAAACATGGACACCAGTTGTTCAAATGCGTGGAAACCGAGCTGACGTAAGTAAAGATGCGGTTCGTCTAGTCGAGGCCCGTTATGTCAAATTAAGTCTTGAAAAAGCTGAACAAAATGGTAAAACTGCCAGAATTTATGATTGGCAAATTATCGGAGTGAACCAAACAGGGATCGTAAAAACTAATTAA
- a CDS encoding family 20 glycosylhydrolase, which yields MASELSIFLDAAFCLSGKQISELYERLLGKKVRFVSDGEEAEVVMKRSLESSAVFSVESIEPLVLSADDENGAFQGLMYAVRSLRLGKKCERGSKIPKISERIIMLDIGRKYFTPNFLRRLLEEMALFGCNYLQLHFSEDTGLGIESKKYPELNSKKTLSQKEVRKLIEYAAALSIEIIPDLDTPGHMTHILKEHPEWRLKELTSQGETSVSSALDVTNEEAVAFIFSLYQEYMALFAGCRYFHIGADEFADFDHFQRYPALADQGQEKFEEYVNSVAALVRQAGFIPRVWNDAFFRKNRTSTLSKELEITYWTRWQKEMAPVQTFLNEGYSVINFNDNYLYYVLGENAGYSYPTAQKIKEEWQPDLFASEQRVQTDHQGQIKGAALAIWCDKPKAKEEEMIFLEIVKLMAAFSEHFYQ from the coding sequence ATGGCCTCAGAGTTGTCTATTTTTCTGGATGCAGCATTTTGCCTATCGGGAAAACAAATAAGTGAGCTGTATGAGCGGTTGTTGGGGAAAAAGGTTCGGTTTGTTTCTGATGGTGAAGAGGCAGAGGTTGTAATGAAACGTTCTCTTGAATCGTCAGCGGTGTTTTCAGTTGAGTCGATTGAGCCGCTAGTGCTTAGTGCTGATGACGAGAACGGAGCATTTCAGGGACTGATGTATGCAGTAAGATCGCTTAGATTGGGAAAAAAATGTGAACGCGGGTCAAAAATACCAAAGATATCAGAGCGAATCATTATGCTGGATATCGGCAGGAAGTATTTTACCCCGAACTTTTTAAGGCGGCTGTTGGAAGAAATGGCATTGTTTGGCTGTAATTATCTGCAGCTGCATTTTTCTGAGGATACAGGTTTGGGAATCGAATCAAAAAAATATCCTGAACTCAATTCCAAAAAGACTTTGTCGCAAAAAGAAGTGCGCAAGTTGATCGAGTATGCCGCTGCATTATCGATTGAAATTATTCCAGACTTAGATACACCGGGACATATGACACACATACTCAAAGAGCATCCAGAATGGCGGTTGAAAGAGCTGACGTCACAAGGAGAAACTTCTGTTTCGTCAGCGCTGGATGTGACGAATGAGGAAGCCGTAGCTTTTATCTTTTCGCTCTATCAGGAATATATGGCACTTTTTGCTGGCTGTCGCTACTTTCATATTGGGGCAGATGAATTTGCTGATTTTGATCACTTCCAGCGTTATCCAGCTTTGGCTGATCAGGGACAAGAGAAATTCGAAGAGTATGTCAATTCGGTTGCAGCGCTCGTCAGACAAGCTGGTTTTATTCCGAGAGTTTGGAATGATGCTTTCTTTAGAAAAAATAGGACAAGTACATTAAGCAAAGAGCTGGAAATTACGTACTGGACAAGATGGCAAAAGGAAATGGCTCCAGTTCAGACGTTTCTAAATGAAGGCTACTCCGTCATCAATTTTAATGACAATTATCTCTATTATGTACTAGGAGAAAATGCTGGTTATTCTTATCCGACAGCACAAAAAATCAAAGAAGAATGGCAGCCGGATCTATTTGCATCTGAACAACGAGTCCAAACGGATCATCAAGGACAAATCAAAGGAGCTGCATTAGCGATCTGGTGTGATAAACCGAAAGCGAAAGAAGAAGAAATGATTTTTTTAGAGATAGTCAAATTGATGGCTGCATTTTCAGAACATTTTTATCAATAA
- a CDS encoding ROK family protein yields MSYYGSIEAGGTKFVCAVADEELSIIERISIPTTLPEETLAQVFEFFDRYELKGLGVGSFGPIDVNEQSETYGYITSTPKNGWRNTDLLGLLKERYALPIAWTTDVNAAAYGEMHLGAGRNTQNCLYLTVGTGVGGGAVVQGSILHGFSHPEMGHISVTRHPEDSFESTCPYHDHCLEGLAAGPALEKRTGVKGQLLEADHIVWDVEAFYLAQALMNYTLILSPEKIILGGGVMKQTHLLEKIRQSLEEQLGGYVTLPDDYIVGCGLGDNSGTIGCLLLAKEGA; encoded by the coding sequence ATGAGCTATTATGGATCGATCGAAGCAGGTGGAACAAAATTTGTTTGCGCTGTAGCGGATGAGGAGTTATCGATTATTGAACGGATCAGTATACCAACAACGTTACCGGAAGAAACGTTGGCTCAAGTCTTTGAATTTTTTGATCGATATGAACTTAAGGGATTAGGGGTTGGCTCATTCGGTCCGATCGATGTCAATGAACAATCTGAAACCTATGGGTATATCACGTCAACGCCTAAAAATGGCTGGAGAAATACCGATCTTTTAGGCTTATTGAAGGAGCGTTATGCTTTGCCGATTGCTTGGACGACAGATGTCAATGCCGCGGCTTATGGAGAAATGCATTTAGGGGCTGGACGAAATACTCAAAACTGTCTTTATTTGACTGTAGGAACTGGTGTTGGCGGCGGTGCCGTAGTTCAAGGATCTATTTTACATGGGTTTAGTCATCCTGAGATGGGACATATCTCAGTAACACGGCATCCAGAGGATTCTTTTGAAAGTACTTGCCCTTATCATGACCATTGCCTTGAAGGATTGGCGGCAGGTCCAGCTTTAGAGAAAAGAACGGGTGTCAAAGGTCAGTTGTTAGAAGCGGATCATATTGTTTGGGACGTCGAAGCTTTCTATCTAGCTCAGGCGTTGATGAATTATACGTTGATCTTATCACCGGAAAAAATCATTTTAGGTGGAGGGGTCATGAAGCAAACCCATCTTTTAGAAAAAATCCGTCAATCATTGGAAGAACAGCTAGGTGGTTATGTCACATTGCCTGATGATTATATTGTCGGCTGCGGATTAGGAGATAATAGCGGAACGATCGGTTGCCTGCTTTTAGCTAAAGAAGGGGCGTAA
- a CDS encoding alpha-mannosidase: protein MKKKVYIVSHSHWDREWYMPYEQHHMRLVELMDDVLELIETDPAFNSFHLDGQTIILDDYLQVRPERKEDVQRAITAGKLKIGPFYILQDDFLISSESNVRNMLIGKKESEKWGAPVNLGYFPDTFGNMGQTPQMMKQAGLETAAFGRGVKPVGFNNEVLDDENYTSQYSEMWWQGPDGTNILGLLFANWYSNGNEIPATKEAAVTFWTQKLAEAEKFASTNHLLMMNGVDHQPVQKDVTKAIALANELFPEYEFVHSNFDEYLQAVRQDLPEHVGTVHGELTSQETDGWFTLANTASARVYLKQWNTKVERQLENITEPLAAMAYDLVGSYPHDQLDYAWKLLLQNHPHDSICGCSADEVHREMITRFEKADEVGKYLAEEALEQLASEVQTDGFPENSYPFVVFNTSGYVKSDRVNVKLELERKPFKEGIPHELWQKLNESETPTFEVIDRQGERIPAIISAPEVCFGYDLPKDRFRIPYMAKYVEVEMLLSDLPAFSWKTFALREIQEQSQLVAGSMVKSVEPVVLENELLEVTFNENGTINVQDRATGKNYQELLTFEDTGDIGNEYIFKQPEGTTPILSNELSAEIAVVKDESFIAQVKIVQQMMIPEAAEELLLQEQKAVVDFRYRKAKRSTKLKSLTITTLVTMTKDSSRLAFETTIDNQMDDHRLRVLFPTEIEAETHEADSIYEVVTRPNQVSKSWENPTNPQHQHAFVNIHDEARGMTVSNYGLNEYEVLPEKNTIALTLLRAVGEMGDWGYFPTPEAQCHGEFAFQYGVDFHGAASERYETYQRAYSAQIPFSLKPTTRHSGKLKAEDQYVTVEGSTFAVTAVKNSEEDQYLVVRGFNMGDQAAAVQVEKQANTAEKLNLLEEKQSESLGKELSPYEIRTIGFRR, encoded by the coding sequence ATGAAGAAAAAAGTTTACATCGTTTCCCATTCCCACTGGGATCGTGAATGGTACATGCCGTATGAGCAGCATCATATGCGCTTAGTCGAATTGATGGATGATGTCTTAGAGCTAATTGAAACAGATCCAGCATTCAATAGTTTTCATCTTGATGGACAGACCATTATATTGGATGATTATTTACAAGTTCGTCCAGAACGTAAAGAGGATGTTCAACGAGCGATTACTGCTGGAAAACTAAAAATAGGACCATTTTACATTTTACAAGATGATTTCTTGATCAGTTCTGAATCAAATGTCCGGAATATGCTGATCGGTAAAAAGGAAAGTGAAAAATGGGGTGCTCCAGTGAATTTAGGCTATTTCCCTGACACATTCGGTAATATGGGACAGACCCCGCAAATGATGAAACAGGCTGGGTTAGAAACAGCCGCTTTTGGTCGAGGTGTCAAACCGGTGGGCTTCAATAATGAGGTGCTGGATGATGAAAATTACACCTCTCAGTATTCTGAAATGTGGTGGCAAGGACCAGACGGAACGAATATTTTAGGACTCCTGTTTGCAAACTGGTACAGCAACGGCAATGAAATTCCAGCAACTAAAGAAGCAGCAGTAACTTTTTGGACACAAAAATTAGCGGAAGCTGAAAAATTTGCTTCAACAAACCATTTATTGATGATGAATGGTGTGGATCATCAACCTGTTCAAAAAGATGTGACTAAAGCGATTGCGTTGGCGAATGAATTATTCCCAGAATATGAATTTGTGCATTCGAATTTTGATGAATATCTACAAGCTGTTCGTCAGGATCTGCCGGAGCATGTTGGAACCGTTCATGGGGAATTGACAAGTCAAGAAACTGACGGCTGGTTTACCTTAGCCAACACTGCGTCCGCCAGAGTTTATTTGAAACAGTGGAATACGAAAGTTGAGCGACAGTTAGAAAATATTACTGAACCATTGGCAGCTATGGCTTATGATCTAGTGGGCAGCTATCCACATGACCAGCTGGATTATGCTTGGAAATTATTATTGCAAAATCATCCTCATGATAGTATTTGCGGATGTTCAGCAGATGAGGTTCACCGAGAAATGATCACAAGATTTGAAAAAGCAGATGAAGTCGGTAAGTATTTGGCAGAAGAAGCATTAGAGCAGCTTGCAAGTGAAGTACAGACAGACGGATTCCCAGAAAACAGTTATCCATTTGTTGTATTTAATACCTCTGGTTATGTAAAATCAGATCGCGTCAATGTAAAACTCGAGCTTGAAAGAAAGCCATTTAAAGAAGGTATTCCCCATGAATTATGGCAGAAATTAAATGAAAGTGAAACACCGACTTTTGAGGTGATCGACAGACAAGGTGAAAGAATTCCAGCAATCATTTCTGCGCCAGAAGTATGTTTTGGGTATGATTTACCGAAAGACCGTTTTAGAATCCCGTACATGGCAAAATATGTTGAAGTAGAGATGCTGCTCTCTGATTTGCCAGCATTTTCTTGGAAGACATTCGCCTTACGTGAAATACAAGAGCAATCTCAACTAGTTGCTGGTTCGATGGTCAAAAGTGTAGAGCCTGTGGTTTTAGAAAATGAGCTTTTAGAAGTGACGTTCAATGAGAATGGGACGATAAACGTTCAGGATCGAGCGACTGGAAAAAACTATCAGGAGTTGCTTACTTTTGAAGATACTGGCGATATCGGTAATGAGTATATCTTTAAACAGCCGGAAGGAACAACGCCGATTCTATCGAATGAGCTCTCAGCAGAAATTGCAGTTGTCAAAGACGAGTCATTTATCGCACAAGTGAAAATCGTTCAGCAGATGATGATTCCAGAAGCGGCAGAAGAGTTGCTTCTACAAGAGCAAAAAGCAGTAGTCGATTTCCGTTATCGAAAAGCGAAGCGCTCAACGAAGCTGAAATCACTTACGATCACAACCCTTGTAACGATGACGAAAGATTCTTCTCGTTTAGCCTTTGAAACAACGATCGATAATCAAATGGATGATCATCGTTTACGTGTGCTATTTCCAACAGAGATCGAAGCTGAGACGCATGAAGCCGATAGTATTTATGAGGTGGTTACAAGACCGAACCAAGTAAGTAAGAGCTGGGAAAATCCAACAAATCCGCAGCATCAGCATGCCTTTGTCAATATTCACGATGAAGCGCGGGGAATGACTGTTTCAAATTATGGATTAAATGAATATGAAGTCTTGCCGGAAAAAAATACGATTGCGTTGACATTACTAAGAGCTGTCGGTGAAATGGGCGATTGGGGCTATTTCCCGACACCAGAGGCGCAATGTCATGGAGAGTTTGCATTCCAATATGGAGTTGATTTTCATGGTGCAGCTTCTGAGCGCTACGAAACCTATCAGCGGGCGTATAGTGCACAAATTCCGTTTAGTTTGAAGCCGACGACTCGTCATTCAGGCAAATTGAAGGCTGAAGATCAGTATGTAACGGTAGAAGGCTCGACATTTGCTGTTACGGCAGTCAAAAATAGTGAAGAAGATCAGTATTTAGTGGTTCGCGGCTTCAATATGGGTGATCAAGCGGCAGCGGTACAAGTAGAAAAACAGGCGAATACAGCAGAGAAACTGAATTTACTTGAAGAAAAGCAATCAGAATCGTTAGGTAAAGAGTTAAGTCCATATGAAATTCGAACGATCGGGTTTCGTAGATGA
- a CDS encoding glycoside hydrolase family 125 protein, with translation MVDKKIPKSVRTFMETITKLCGEEHAGWAENFNAAFANTLTTTVKRQEDGTTFLLTGDIPAMWLRDSTAQVRPYLVIAKEDPELADMICGLVQRQFRYINIDPYANAFNETANNAGHQTDKTTMNPWIWERKYEIDSLCYPVQLAYLLYKNTGYTKQFDRSFIDGVKKILTVFKTEQNHQDSSYTFERDTTRSEDTLPNAGRGSDVGPTGMTWSGFRPSDDACRYGYLVPSNMFAVVILGYIEEIFSTVLSDQEIVDQAAKLKKEIDTGIKAYGLTKNQQGKQVFAYEVDGLGNSTIMDDSNIPNLLAAPYLGYVDETDLIYQETRATLLSQENPYFYEGKYAKGIGSSHTPENYVWPIALAMEGMTTSDKAEKKRILDSLVANDAGTHLMHEGFDVDNPENYTREWFSWANMMFCELVMDYFEIRVAR, from the coding sequence ATAGTGGATAAAAAAATTCCCAAGTCCGTACGGACATTTATGGAAACGATTACTAAGCTATGCGGTGAGGAGCATGCCGGTTGGGCGGAGAATTTTAATGCTGCATTTGCGAATACGTTGACGACAACTGTCAAAAGGCAAGAGGACGGAACGACTTTTCTATTGACTGGTGATATTCCAGCAATGTGGTTGCGTGACTCAACGGCGCAAGTTCGTCCGTATTTAGTGATCGCGAAAGAAGATCCAGAGCTTGCCGACATGATTTGTGGACTTGTTCAGCGACAATTTAGATATATCAATATCGATCCATATGCAAATGCTTTTAACGAAACGGCAAATAACGCAGGACATCAAACGGACAAAACAACGATGAACCCTTGGATTTGGGAGCGTAAATATGAAATCGATTCTCTGTGTTATCCTGTTCAGCTGGCCTATTTATTATATAAAAATACAGGTTACACAAAGCAGTTTGATCGATCATTTATCGACGGCGTGAAAAAGATTTTGACTGTGTTTAAAACAGAACAAAATCATCAAGATTCATCCTATACCTTTGAAAGAGACACGACACGATCGGAAGATACATTGCCGAACGCTGGTCGTGGATCAGATGTTGGTCCAACTGGGATGACGTGGTCTGGGTTTCGACCAAGTGATGATGCTTGCCGTTACGGTTATTTAGTACCATCGAATATGTTTGCAGTTGTGATTTTAGGCTATATAGAAGAGATTTTTTCTACGGTGTTATCGGATCAGGAAATAGTTGATCAAGCGGCAAAATTAAAAAAAGAAATCGATACAGGGATCAAAGCCTACGGGCTAACCAAGAATCAGCAAGGAAAGCAAGTTTTTGCCTATGAGGTTGACGGTTTGGGCAATAGTACGATCATGGATGATAGTAATATTCCTAACTTATTGGCGGCACCATATTTAGGGTATGTAGATGAAACAGATTTGATATATCAAGAGACAAGAGCTACTCTTTTAAGCCAAGAGAATCCTTATTTTTATGAAGGCAAATACGCGAAAGGAATCGGCAGCTCTCATACACCGGAAAATTATGTGTGGCCGATTGCTTTAGCGATGGAAGGAATGACAACAAGCGATAAAGCTGAGAAAAAACGAATTCTTGATTCGCTGGTTGCAAATGATGCAGGAACTCATTTGATGCATGAAGGCTTTGATGTAGACAATCCCGAAAACTATACGCGGGAATGGTTCTCCTGGGCGAACATGATGTTCTGTGAATTAGTGATGGATTATTTTGAGATTCGTGTGGCACGTTAA
- a CDS encoding GntR family transcriptional regulator: MTKPLYKKIIDDLLQAIASGELPEHAQLPTEKELSQTYQVSRITSKRALTELENQGLIYRIQGKGSYVQTQRPKKKKAARILFLIPFLNDLSLGNFNEGLAPVTGEHRYEVIMSSAEFLINKQAEDIMADFDGMIYYAHNTEDFLDTLFELSIQQFPVIILDKKIHDLPYPTIQSDNFSGGEMATNYLATHGHQRIAYIFGESTLPQSVRQRYLGYIHATKEHHLSFHTALSDKAAISSEKTLAYLIENGITGVVCENDLVAISLMNQAKRANISIPAQLSVVGFDNIQAAALVDPSLTTIAQNFKGMGQLAGTMLIEWIEQQVIPTDQQIPVKQIIRHSTKEI, translated from the coding sequence ATGACTAAACCTTTATATAAAAAAATCATCGATGATCTGTTACAGGCAATTGCTTCTGGAGAATTGCCCGAACATGCACAGCTTCCGACAGAAAAAGAGCTTTCTCAAACGTACCAAGTTAGCCGGATCACATCCAAGCGGGCATTGACTGAATTAGAAAACCAGGGGTTGATATACCGTATTCAAGGAAAAGGCAGCTATGTTCAAACACAACGACCCAAAAAAAAGAAGGCCGCGCGTATTTTATTTTTGATTCCTTTCTTAAATGACTTATCTTTAGGAAATTTCAATGAAGGTCTCGCACCAGTTACGGGTGAGCATCGATACGAAGTGATCATGTCATCCGCAGAATTTTTGATCAACAAACAAGCGGAAGATATTATGGCTGATTTTGACGGGATGATTTATTATGCCCATAATACAGAAGATTTCTTAGATACCCTATTTGAGTTATCGATCCAGCAGTTCCCTGTCATTATTTTAGACAAAAAAATCCATGATTTGCCTTATCCAACGATCCAGTCAGACAACTTTTCTGGAGGAGAAATGGCAACCAATTATTTAGCAACACATGGCCACCAGCGAATTGCGTATATTTTCGGTGAATCAACATTACCTCAATCTGTGCGCCAGCGGTATTTAGGTTATATCCATGCAACAAAAGAACATCATTTATCATTTCATACAGCACTATCGGATAAAGCAGCGATTTCAAGTGAAAAAACTTTAGCGTATTTAATAGAAAACGGGATCACTGGTGTTGTGTGCGAAAATGATTTAGTCGCGATTTCATTGATGAATCAGGCGAAACGAGCAAATATCAGCATCCCAGCCCAACTTTCTGTCGTTGGCTTCGATAATATCCAAGCAGCCGCTTTGGTCGATCCTTCACTGACGACGATCGCTCAAAACTTCAAAGGCATGGGACAATTGGCGGGAACGATGTTGATAGAATGGATCGAGCAACAAGTAATACCGACAGACCAACAGATTCCTGTAAAACAAATCATCAGACATTCGACAAAGGAGATTTAA